A stretch of Labrus mixtus chromosome 7, fLabMix1.1, whole genome shotgun sequence DNA encodes these proteins:
- the apobec2a gene encoding C->U-editing enzyme APOBEC-2a — protein MSDKSRSVTKRKEKKEKESAEVVKEVRNEGDKDGGEVSSEAATSNGENGELQVEPMELPPFEIIAGDRIEPFVFKFQFKNVEYSSGRNKTFLCYLVDRGDMADGLLRGYLEDEHTGPHVEEAFFTQCIPHYDPALKYTVTWYVSSSPCSACAAKIAEVLKVRKNIKLSVFAARLFEWEESEIQDGLKMLHAAGCKLRVMKPLDFSYTWDTFVENEEEPLNLWEDCKDNYEFYQEKLADILQ, from the exons ATGTCCGATAAAAGTCGTTCTGtaacaaagaggaaggagaagaaagagaaggagtcAGCTGAAGTGGTGAAGGAGGTGAGGAATGAAGGAGATAAGGATGGAGGAGAAGTGTCTTCTGAGGCTGCAACGAGTAACGGAGAGAATGGAGAACTTCAGGTGGAACCGATGGAACTTCCTCCGTTTGAAATCATTGCTgg AGACCGGATCGAACCTTTCGTCTTTAAGTTCCAGTTTAAGAACGTGGAGTACTCGTCAGGCCGTAATAAGACGTTCCTGTGTTACCTGGTGGACAGAGGAGACATGGCTGATGGGCTGCTGAGAGGATATCTGGAGGATGAACACACAGGACCTCATGTGGAGGAGGCCTTCTTCACACAGTGTATTCCTCACTATGACCCAGCTCTCAAATACACTGTGACCTG GTATGTGTCGTCCAGTCCGTGCTCTGCTTGTGCAGCGAAGATCGCTGAGGTGTTAAAAGTGaggaaaaacatcaaactgagCGTGTTCGCTGCTCGTCTGTTTGAGTGGGAGGAGTCAGAGATCCAAGACGGACTGAAAATGCTGCACGCTGCCGGCTGTAAGCTGAGAGTGATGAAGCCTCTGGACTTCTCGTACACCTGGGATACGTTTGTGGAGAACGAAGAAGAACCTCTGAACCTGTGGGAGGACTGCAAAGACAACTATGAGTTTTACCAGGAGAAGCTGGCCGACATTTTACAGTGA